Below is a genomic region from Miscanthus floridulus cultivar M001 chromosome 1, ASM1932011v1, whole genome shotgun sequence.
CTTCTTCTCCATCGCCAACCACACGCTGACCGTGGTCGACGTGGACGCCGCCTACGTGAAGCCGTTCCACACGGACATCGTCCTCATCACGCCGGGCCAGACCACCAACGTGCTCCTGCGCGCCGAGCCCGACGCGGGGTGCCCCGCGGCCACGCACCTCATGCTGGCGCGCCCCTACGGCACGGGCCAACCGGGCACCTTCGACAACACCACCGTAGCCGCCGTGCTCGAGTACGCGCCGGCGGCGGGGCACATCAAGAGCCTCCCGCTCTTCCGGCCCTCGCTGCCCGCGCTCAACGACACGGCCTTCGCGGCCAACTACACCGCCAGGCTGCGGAGCCTGGCCACCCCAGAGTACCCGGCCAGCGTGCCCCGCGGCGTGGACCGCTCCTTCTTCTTCGCCGTGGGGCTCGGCACCAACCCTTGCCCGGCGAACCAGACGTgccaggggcccaccaaccggacCATGTTCACGGCGTCCATGAACAACGTGTCCTTCACCATGCCCACCACCGCGCTCCTGCAGGCGCACTACGACAACATCGCCGGCGTGTACACGACCGACTTCCCCGTCGCGCCGCTGGAGCCGTTCAACTACACGGGCACGACGCCCAACAACACCAATGTCTCAAGCGGGACCAAGGTGGTGGCGTTGGAGTACAATACCAGCGTGGAGGTGGTGCTGCAGGGCACCACCATCCTGGGCGCCGAGAGCCACCCGCTGCACCTCCACGGCTTCGACTTTTTCGTGGTCGGCCAAGGCTTCGGCAACTACGACTCGTCAAAGGACCCAGCCAACTTCAACCTAGTCGACCCGGTGCAGAGGAACACCATCGGCGTGCCATCAGGTGGCTGGGTCGCCATCAGGTTCTTCGCCGATAATCCCGGTGCGTATAGCGACTAGCGATTAGTAAGTAAAATTGCACTCGATTCGTGCGTTGTTTCTTGAAAAATGTTGTTGCAGGTGTTTGGTTCATGCATTGCCACCTGGAGGTGCACACAAGCTGGGGATTGAAGATGGCATGGGTGGTCAACGACGGCCCGTTGCCTGAGCAGAAGCTGATGCCACCGCCGTCCGATCTACCGAAGTGTTGAAGATCGATCACGCGTTGACATTGACCAAGATTGTGATTCGTTTCTTTCGTATGATTCGCATACACACACTTATGACTTATCAGTGAAGATACATTGTCGTCGTACATAGCGTACACAACGGTTAAAGAGGCTTGTGATTTTTCGATACATTCTTTTCTTCTCCATTCTTCTAAAGGTTTAAAAGGTTGTGTTTTGTGACAGGAAGTCATTGTTTTACTTTCGCATAGATTCTTCATGTCAGTAGTTTGAAATTATAATGATGGTTTGGAAACGAATACAAGTTGATGAAGCGAGATATTCTATGTTTACAAAGGAGTAAGGTGGCTTAGTAACTATGCACCTTGAAATTCAAAATCATTGTTTGCTAAGCAAATGGCAATTCAAGCTAATCAACGAAGATGTGATTTAGGCGTGTGGCAAGAAAACTTCTTAGGAAGATGTAGGTGCATTGAAAGATAAAATTCTACGAGAAGCACATTGAAAACCAAAAGATTCACATTTCTAACCAGGCCAAGCCTTATGAAGGATAAAGACCGTTTCTTAGATTTATCCATTTTTGTAGTGTCCATAGTGGTGCTCGGCTTAGGTTCTCGAAGGACAAGTGATTTGAAAATTTGACCCTCATATAACAATACACATCTCTATTTAACATTGCTAGGGGAAAAACATATAGGTGTTGCTCAGGTATTCAACACTACACTTAATTTGTCTTTCCACATGGCACTAGTCGTTGACAAGTTAGCCAAGTGGAAAGAGTTGGTTGCCGAAGTAGCATTCGTGCAATTAGATGACTAATAAGACTCAAATTAGGTGGAACCTCAATAAAAATTAAGATCTCCATTTGGTTCTTTATGAAGAGAATCTTGTTAAGTGAAATTAGAGAGGTACGAGAGTTGGTATTTTCGTAACAAAAATGAAACAATTCAACAGTTTTCTCAGTACACAGTTACAAATTACAATCATTGTACCTCAATTTGCATTCCTAAATTTATATGGCAGTATGTGCAAGTGCAATCATATGGTCTATTTAGTTAAGTTGCAACGATATggttttttatcaaaaaaaaaacttacacCTTATTTACAAGTTTTCTAGGGCCACCTTATAGGCACGCTTATAGTTCATCCTCTAGAAGAACGATAGACCAGACAAGCCATATGATGAAGATCTCAACTATGgagactttttttttttgcgaattacacAAGTATAGACACAGACGctcaacacgcacgcacactcacccctatgaatacACGTACGCAAATCATACTCCTATctcgaagtcaccacaggcgtctCGCTGTCAACGGGAACATCGCCTACCACTAAAAGCACaacgccgttaaatcctgaaataaatccAGGAAAATACGAGCACTCGTGCCAAGTCAAGGACTTGAATCCGGATGGAAAGGTTCCACCACAAGGAGCCTAACCAACTGAGCTAGGCTCAGTTCGCCAACTATGGAGACTTTTTACTAAGGGTGgatgattatcttctaattataGCCTATTGGTTTTCTAATATGTGTTTGGAGAGCATGCATTGACCAGCCAAAGTTTATTAGAACCGTAAGAGTAGGAGCTTTAGTGTGTAACTCATGGAGAGGCGAGCATAAAAATATATAGTATGACTTAAAAGAATATATGATACTTTGAAACTAATGACAATGTAGAAATTGGCCCATTTGTCCTAAGAGAAGTGGTTGCCATGATCGAGGGAACAGTTTTGGACTATAGTCCATTCGTTTCTCCGCTTAGTTTTTTTAGCAGAGTTTCTCCGCTTTGGTAAGGGTGAGTCTATACACTGCACAACCATGTGCTTTATGCAATTTAAACACATGAGTTTTTTTTACACCataagattaagatccaacagcttccactcttcttctacctctagccttcttctaccttcagACAATCATAAGATCACATATTCACAGATCATAGATCACATATCACAAAAAACAATTTTTTTCCATGAAAGGACAAATTATACAGCAGAGACGATGGATGCAGAGGGCGCTATCGATTGAAAATATGTCTCCTCTTCATCCGAATCCAGCTGGCCGTTTCCTTTGCTGGGCGCACTGTCCTCCAGGCGGCTTCCCATGCCATCCTGGCCTCCCCTGCGTACATCCTGCTGGTGCTACGCTGCCGCGTCTAGGCCTCGCCAATTGTTTCTTTGttcaaaaaattcatgtgttttttcgTGCTAAAACATATATgtattgtatagcatttctgttcgTTAAAACCCCTAAAACCACAGAGCTTGTTATCAAGGCCCACGACCAATGCCTTGGATGCAATGGGCCTGAATTCAGGTTTCTTTAAAAGGTTCAGGTATTTATGCGAGAGTGTGTGATACAACATGAGTGGGCCATTACCAGCTACAATTATAGTGACGCATAGTCTCGAGAATGAAAGGTCAAAAAAAAAGTCTCGAGAATGAAAAACATGGTGTGCGTTGCAACGGAATGTTCTTAAAAATAAAGTTGTTTCGTATATAAACTGGACCTATATGTTATTGCATCGGCTCTGGTTAATGAGCAAACTAGTGGAAGAATCCAATAAAAATA
It encodes:
- the LOC136501741 gene encoding laccase-10-like — its product is MGAPSCLAFLLLCGTLLALPQSSHGTTRYYTFNVTMQNVTRLCTTRAIPTVNGKFPGPKIVTREGDRVVVKVVNNVKDNVTIHWHGVRQLRTGWSDGPAYVTQCPIQTGQSFVYNFTITGQRGTLLWHAHVSWMRATLYGPIVILPKRGVPYPFPVKPYKEIAIIFGEWFNADPEAIIAQALQTGAGPNVSDAFTINGLPGPLYNCSSKDTFKLKVLPGKWYLLRLINAALNDELFFSIANHTLTVVDVDAAYVKPFHTDIVLITPGQTTNVLLRAEPDAGCPAATHLMLARPYGTGQPGTFDNTTVAAVLEYAPAAGHIKSLPLFRPSLPALNDTAFAANYTARLRSLATPEYPASVPRGVDRSFFFAVGLGTNPCPANQTCQGPTNRTMFTASMNNVSFTMPTTALLQAHYDNIAGVYTTDFPVAPLEPFNYTGTTPNNTNVSSGTKVVALEYNTSVEVVLQGTTILGAESHPLHLHGFDFFVVGQGFGNYDSSKDPANFNLVDPVQRNTIGVPSGGWVAIRFFADNPGVWFMHCHLEVHTSWGLKMAWVVNDGPLPEQKLMPPPSDLPKC